TGCATCATTTTAAGCATACGTATAAGTTAGTAGTAGAATAGTAGGTGAAACCCTTTCCATCatcatagagagagagattgacaGATGGACAGAAGATTAGTTGGAACCTCGTGATCATCAGACAAGGTATAAGTTTACAAGGACCACGCGTATGTGTAGCCATCAAAACATGTCACAAAATTGATTTGTTTTCGGATCCAACTAATGGTCATCAACCAACAGTTGGCCCAAGCCACCGGCTTTGTGAACATGTGTAACCAACCTTCAGAAGTTAGGGTTCAAAAATGTAAAActtaaaagctttgtttttttgttatgtcccttgaaatttgattttgatcACACTTTGTCTCTGAAATTCAAAAGTCATCACTTTACttcttgaaattcaaaatttactcCAAATTGCCTTGTTTTCATTAAATTCGTCACACAATCCGTTAAATTTGCTTATGTGGTTTTAAAGCTATGTATATGGCAACATGTGTAGACTACCATCCAATAAaactagggagttttaacgaaacactcctgGTACTGtacacttttaacgaaaatgatatttttactctaaaaagtcattcatgatattattcacttacaacacctttttgtcattttgattaaaactcaaagtttcaagtcattttcattagttttcctataaaatTATGCAACATGGGAAACTaattatcattttttattttttatttctttttttacttctttttttACTTGAATTGTTGTACCCCTCCCATCCTTTCTCCTATTCATTTgtcttccttctttctttctcgACCATTTTGCCTGTACAAATCAAAGTTCTAAaaggcgctaggcgctagttgggCGGTGGGCAGGGCCTCAATGCCTAGGAGTCTAGGTAGGACCTaggtggatttttttttcaattttaatcaaGTTTATTATATCACATAAAaatgtatatttatacttaaaaaaaatacataattgtgtTGGAAtgcataaattgcaaaatagttttgtggatgcaaatttcggttgtcttctcctttgacgaaaatgcacctacaaaataataacacctaagattaagtcCAAAAGCCTTACGCGCCCACAATGAACTAGGGGAGGGCTTTGGCCGAAATCTCCGttgtcaaagttagaattctgagaagaatgtgttttggagtttgtgggtagcaaatggctTAACTTTTTAGTGGGAGAATAGGGCTATTCATAGGGGAGTGGCCGGCCTTATTTGGAGAATAGTGGCCGGCCACATATGGTGAAATTGTGAgtataattacaaaatattttatgaaataatatcttgcaattaacttggCAATTAATCTTAAATTGAATAGCaaaattgggagttacctttgagtgaggatttgatgaggagtgatgagagggatttgaataaatatcatTTGATCACCTTtcactcttccttgattgagccaTCATTGTTCGTTAGATGCGCGTgagaatcccggtatgcctcgaaggtaattttgtccttctatactcaaaagtccatgtgtcacctccataatttactttattattttttgctccacaaatgcccacACACCTATTGAGCTGCTCACAAGAAAGGGCCAATGGTGTAGAGATCAtcccttgctttaggaaacataagattgtttcttattttgatgTAAATTCCCAAATTAATTAGATATTAGATCCTTCtaagaaagggaaataaatcacttccaaagtctatttaagtataccttaagtagatgattaaatcaacttcagagagcaatttattctaccatataagagaaagaaagatagaggatatttgttccctatCCCCTAGCAATATTCTACATTTGCCCATGCAAAGGACCGcatttcgttgctttcttcgtcttcacaccgcaccaaggtaagaaaaaatttaatttttccttgTTTTCGTAATTTTTTGGAGCCTTAGGGCTTGAAATTTAGCTCGACGGGGGTCGAGAATGTGTGAACAATGGTTGGGAAGCCACGACATGACCGCTGCCGTGGGGCTGCTTCATCGGCTCGGTGAAGCGGCGGCTGGCTGAGCCAGGTGCGACTCGGCTTGGGCTGAGTTGACGGGGTGCTGGGACACTAAGTTGGACCTGGCATGGGCCAAGCACGTGTGCAATGGGCTGGACCAAGAAGGTGTGTGAAGCGTTTGGCTAGATTGGGCCCAACAGACTTGCGGGGGCATCTGCCCTTCTTCTAGCTAAATTGGGCTGAGGGAGAAAGGACCAAGCCTTGAGGATGTAAGTTTGAAATGCCTTGAGTTGCTTTTGTACCTTCTCTAAGTATTGCGTCATCTTTGGATGTTTTGTCATGTACTCTCTAATAGTCTTACTGGTGATTAGCTAGGAATCAGAATAAATTACAAGCTTTTTCATCACCAAGAGTGATTGCCTGCTCAAGCATCAAACCATCTAAGGTGACAAGAACCACGCCTGCTCCCGAGCCCTTATAGTTGGATGCGTTGTTGACGTGCAAATGCCAAAAGTCTCCATGGGTGAAGCAGGAATGGCTATGGCGTGCTCGGTTGTCTTGGGGGCATTGTTGGGTCGCTCTGTTGCGTTACCCAGGCTAGGCGTGAATTCTACTATGAATTTtgccaaggcttgggcctttatcgcCGTACGGGGTCAGAAAACTAAGCCGTGttggccaagttccaacgcCCATTTCATTACTCGTTGAGAAGCATCTGGACTATGTAGGATTAATCGTAGAGGATActaagtcatgatgatgactgtaTGAGCTTGAAAATATGGTTTGAGCTTCCAAGCCACAATAACTAacgccaaaattaatttctcGATCTTCGGATATCTGATTTCCGCATggagaagagctttagaagtgtaaaATACCAGCAGTTGGGCCCTCATCTCTTTTTGTATGAGGGCAGAACTTACTCCTACTTTTGAAACTGCCAAGTAAATGTATAAGTCATCCGCTGCTTCCGACTTGGATAGTAAAGGAGGTGATGTGGAATACTTCTTCAAATCTTAGAAGGCTCTTTCACACTCATCATCCCATCTATCTCGTGGTGCCCTCTTTATTGCTTTGAAAAAAGGCTTACATTGATCGATGGACCACGAAAGGAAACGGTTGAGCGCAGCTGCTTGTCCGatcaagctttggatctccttcaaggtagTTAGAGACTTTATCTTTAGGATTGCTCGGATCTACTTGAGATGTGCTTCGATTCCTCGTTGGTTTACTAAGTACCCAAAGAATCTGCCTGATGATACTCCGAATGTGCATTTGGCGGGATTAAGTTTCAAATTGTACTTTCTAAGGATGTCAAAAGTTTTTCCAAGTTCCCAATGTGATCTGATCGCTACTTTCCCTTCACCATGATGTCGTCGacatagacctccatggttactCTAATTTGCTTCTTAAACATCATGTTTACCAATCATTGGTAAGTGGTTTCTGCATTCTTGAGGCCAAAAGACATGACCTTGTAGCAATAAGTGCCTCGCTCGATCACGAATGTGGTTTTCATCTTGTCGAGCTCGTGCATGGCTATTTGGTTATAGCCGGAGTATACATCCAAGAAACTAAGTAGCTGGTTCGTGGAAGTTGAATTTACAAGTAGATCAATTCGGGGAACTAGATAATGATCTTtcgggcatgctttgttgaggtcaATATAGTATACGTAAACCCTCTatttgcccttctctttcttcattactAGCACGACATTGGCAAGCCATGTTGAgtgtgctacctcttctatgaatTCGACCTCCAATAGCTTGTTGATTTCCATTTCTATGATGGGCACTCGTTTGGGTGCAAAATGTCTTCTCTTTTAGATTACCGGTTTGGCAGTGGGGTCGACATGGAGTTTGTGGTAAGCTATCTTGGGGTCGATGCCAGGCATGTTGGAAGGTGACCATGCAAAGACTTCACGATTCACCCTAAGGAAAGATGTAAGTTCTTCATTTTCCTTCGGGCTCAGGCGTAAGCTGATTCTAGTAGTGTTCTCCGGTTGttggggatcaagaatgatgtgttCGGCGTCCTCTTCAGGTTTCTATCCCATCTCATCTACTGCCGCGTTGATTTAGACACCATCTTCTTGATTTATctgctgtaattgctatttggtagctTCGTCGTCCTTTTGAAACTCGGTAGCCTCTATGGGGTaaaggttttattttttttactccTTCAGTACTTACACAGTGAATAGTCAAGATGTGGCCTAGTCAGACTTGATTTCTCCAACTTCTCCTCCCAAGATGTGGAATCGTATTTTTTTATACTTGATGAAGGTTACGACATCCATCTTTATCAGCCAAAGTCACCCTAGAATTCCATTGTAGGGAGACAGGTTGCTTACTATTGTGAACATCTGCTTTGAGACAATTAGCGATGTTCTCACGTCAAGTGTAATGTTTCTGATGGCAGTCGAGGTGTGTCCGTTGAATCTGGTGAGTACCTCCGTTCAACATATGATTGTGCTTTTCATGCCCATCTTCTAAATTACTAAGAGCTGAAATAGGTTAACTACACTTCCGTTGTCAACAATCATTATGTCGACTATAGTGTGGGTTAGTTGGACAGATACCATTAGTGCATTGTTATGTGGGAAATCAACGCCCTCAACATCTTCCTTGGTGAAGCCAACGATATGTCCAAGTTAGGTGTTGACTTATTGGACTTGTGAAACTAGTAAAGCAtgctggatcttcctctttttggaGTTATTGATGGCTTCCTAGTGTTTGGATTCAGCGAAGATGCCATTGATCCGAATTGTCTTGGTCAGCGGCTCTTTATCGGCATCTGCATTCCTTTTAGGCTACGCAATTGTCTTGTCCAAGTCTTTGTCGACCTTGCCCTCTTTCACCAGCTTCTATAGGTAGTTCCTTTAAGTGTAACAATCGTCGGTTGTGTGATCAGGACCTCGACGGAATGTGCAGTACTTGGTGTGGTCCAACTTAGAGGTATCTCCCTTTCATAGTTTTGGCAGCTTAAACCATGGTTCGCTCTTGATGTTGCGGAGGATTTGGTGGATCAGAATGGATAACTTAGAGTAGTTCTTAGGCGTCGAGCCTTCTTTAATCGGGGATCGGTCCCTGCGCTTGGCCTCCTGCCTGCTTTTGTTGTACTGTTTCCCGTTCtcattcttttgagctactGTCGATTCTTTTTTAGGCTACCCGGGTGCTTTGTCTGCTCgccgagcctcgtcccaaagtgcatgcttctttaCCAGAGCAAAAGAGtatgccagagttagatcttctttcatgatcaattcttcGAACAACAGTTGATCTGCTAAGTGTTCGTTTTGGAAGGCTTcactagctatcgagtcgttgcatccgactatctttACCTTTTCTGCTTTGAACCTTTTCACATAGCCGCGGAgcaactcctttgggttcttcttcacGTTGAACAAGTGGTTGGACTTCTTCTTGATCAAGCGATATGATGAATACTCATTGGTAAAGACTAAAGAAAGTTCATCGAAATTCTGGATAGATTGTGGCGGcaaggtgtagaaccaatcttgcacttcgccttgtagagtggtggtgaatatTTTGCATATGAGAGAgtcgttgtttcgatagaggatcattgcgcttttGTAGTGTTTTAAGTGTCTCTCTGGGTGTCCATCCCCTTTGAAGAATGTGAAATGTAACATACTCAACTTGCATAGAGTCTCTGCctactcgatctcgtccgtgaagggtgacttACTTATGTTGGTTATGTCTCGTCATAGTGCCTCGTCAGTGACCATGTTATGTTGGAAATCGTGCAATTGCTCGGTCAGGAGCCTCTCTGCTTCTTCCTAAATTTACCTTTGTTAGGGTAACAGAGCTCTCTGCTACCTCCGATCATGACctactggtctaggctgctcttccatgtgttcggCTTGTCTATGCAGCAGCTACTGTGCATATGGTATGTTCTTAATAGGCAAGGGAGTTCCTCGCAGGTtgccggttgaacttgagcaGGATTGAGTGACTGTTTCTCGTtatccgtcgtgctgcctactccgatgtgaggtggatgatgctccttgctgGTCTAGccacgaatgaacacttcgcctagaggttgctcatgttgattatcagagTGTGgtcccaaccgtgaatgtatgctcatctgtGGGCCTAAacgagagtgcacgctcattCGTGTGCTAAGatgagagtatacgctatctcggggacCTAGTCAGGAGCGTACACTACTCGAACGCTCGGTTCGTGAATGGTTAAGTGGCTGCTAGCCTAGAAGATGCTAGAGAGGTTCATCGTCTACTCTTGTCCAACTTTGGGtcacctcgtctggggcacgcTACATCTCGATACGCTGCAAGAGCCGATTCACCAAGTTTGTCTGTTGAACAAGGGCGTTTATCAGCTATATGACTTCGAGACAAGTGTTATTCACCATTTGGGTTGGATGAGCTTGGACGGTGTGCGTCTCCTTAAGTAGCGGAAATGTAATGGActtcgggcgcgagatttgagttagaTATGTCAAATCCGCggagaaatgaggtgaaaaTACCCCTGGTTTAATTGTCTGTCCATAAATCTTAAGCCGAGATGGTTGAACCTGTCTTAGACCGATTTGGGTTGCTAGGAGGGCCATGGGAATGGGCCGGACCTCGGGTTTGACCGTGAAAGTGGGTCGGGTCGTAGGCACGGGTCGGATCATGGGCGCAGCCTGGGCCGTTAGAGTTCATGGGCGCTGGGCTCCCCTCGGTGCGGCTTGGGCCTATGGGTCTTGGGGTCGGCTTTGGAGCGTGCTAGGCTGGCACTGGGCTTGGGTCTGTGAGTGTTAGGCTGCTCCAATTGCTACAACTGCTTGGGCCTCAGCTGCCTTTGCAGCGTCGTGGGCCTGTTGAATGTGGCACGGGCCTGGGCCTGCTGCTGCGAGGTGGCCTGCTCACCGTGGGTAGTGGGCTCGCCAAGGGGTGCTGCTGTGGTTGCTACCGTGGTGGTTGTCAAGGTGGTGCCCCGTTGGGGTGGTACCGCTCCACTTATCGCCGCGTTGAGCCTCATGGATCATCATGGTGGGGTTATGCCTTGATCTCCATCACTTGGTCCAAATCCTTCAACATAGGAAATTCCGTTCGTTGTGGTTTCCGAATTTCTtgtcattgtacttttcttttacgtttattcaaagaacttaataaaaaaaaaaaatctaggaataagaacaaaagaaaaatctacaaatgaacaagaaatgAGAAACATTGAATGCAAGAGTCTTCTTCGAGTGTGTGAATcaagactctcaatgaaagcaccaatttatggatgaaaatttccactgtcttctcctttgacgaaaatgcacctacaaaataataacacctaagattaaggccaaaagcctcacgcgcccacgatgtaTGGGGGCCTTTGGCCGAAGAAtattcgatgccaaagttagaattatgAGAAGAATGTGTTTTggagtttgtgggtagcaaataACTTAGTTTTTTAGTGAGAGAATATGAATTTATAGGGGAGTGGccggccctatttggagaatagtgGCCGGCCACATATGGTTAAATTGGGAgcataattgcaagatattatgtgaaataatatcttgcaattaacttggcaattaatcctaaattgaataggaaaattgggagttaccttttgagtgaggatttgataaggagtgatgagagggatttgaataaataccattttgatcacctttcactcttccttgattgagccgcTATTGTCTGTTGCATACGCGTgggaatcccggtgtgccttgagggtaattttgtcattttcacccaaaagtcAACGTATCacttccataattttcttgattattttttgctccacaagtTTGACATATAAATTACAACGTGCTAGAACATATTAAAAACATGGACAATAAGcgtataatgagtgttcattcaagtctcttacaatttattgaaaatataaaatgcaaaaagtaagtaatttattttctgtctaagtgagggTCGCGACTTAGGCAGTCGACGGGTGCTAGGCAGGTCTAGGCGGGTAGGGTGGTGCTTAGGCAAGTTTAGGCatcatttcttatttttttaaatgtctAGAGATTAATCAAGGCGGGGATCAGCTGCCTAGTACTTAGGCATGAACTTTTAGAACATtggtttaaattcaaaatcaacaAAGACTCTTTGAAGATAAAGCCCCAGAAACAAgaactcataatttttttttccaaacacCCTAAAATATTAAtcagaaattaaaataaaaattgtacAGAAGGGATGGAGAAAGATGAGTTGAAGTAGAGAACGGattaattattgtttcttttggctaaaaaaatatatattagttGAAGTAGTGCTTTCTGTTCAACCACATAACAAAAAGTACAATCGATTTCGGTCGAGGTAATGTTTAATAAATCTCATATTCGGGTTTTTTAAGCTTGGTGGAGAACTTGATTGAATCGTTGAGCTCGGAGTCGCTTTATGAGATTTTCTATTCGCCGATGGGGATTTCCCTGCCAACGGATTTGGGTTAGTCTAATGGGACAAGAGAGGTTAGTCTAATGGGACAAGAGAGCACGCGAAAGGAGAAAACAAGGGTGATGCGGATGCCACATATgcattttttaattagaaaacttcattttaatccttaaaaaatatgaattttagATTATAATCTTGTGTAAGATTAAAATCtaattgagaaattttatttgaatccaACTATCTGATCTTTACACCTAACTAGAAAAATTTGTCCAACAAACTTCCATATTCACccttaaataaataagaaagaaGAAACAATTTTATAAACCCAAACAcaaacataaattttttttttctctctacacccattttatCTAATTTGATGAATCTAACCCTAATGCCGGCAACCCTTCTCCAAAATCGTCAACACCCACCATCCCCTTACATTAATTCAAATATGATATAtctcggtacatacatttcagtacgtacattttggtacatacatttaggttcattataatatatgttGGTACAAACATTTGGGTACAACCATTTTTGTACAATTATGTATTTACATATTTATGTGCCactaatttcttttaatattctCTCATTTATGTTCATTTATTATTGAAAGAACTAATATGTGCATATAATAAATTTTCATAAAAGTACACTttaaggga
This genomic interval from Malus domestica chromosome 05, GDT2T_hap1 contains the following:
- the LOC139196127 gene encoding uncharacterized protein → MILYRNNDSLICKIFTTTLQGEVQDWFYTLPPQSIQNFDELSLVFTNEYSSYRLIKKKSNHLFNVKKNPKELLRGYVKRFKAEKVKIVGCNDSIASEAFQNEHLADQLLFEELIMKEDLTLAYSFALVKKHALWDEARRADKAPG